A genomic window from Vitis riparia cultivar Riparia Gloire de Montpellier isolate 1030 chromosome 18, EGFV_Vit.rip_1.0, whole genome shotgun sequence includes:
- the LOC117907594 gene encoding uncharacterized protein LOC117907594 — protein MGVSFAAPGLILLLTACSLAVSETDTIVVGGSENWRYGFNYTGWSLQHGPFYINDKLVFKYNPPSKNNSRHSVYLLPNLWSFATCDFSQAKLLANPQQGGGKGFVFELTNWRPHYFASGEEDGSQCEDGQMKFFAVPLPRWGK, from the exons atggGTGTCAGCTTTGCAGCACCTGGACTCATCCTTCTTCTTACTGCATGTTCGTTGGCAGTCAGTGAGACTGACACCATTGTGGTTGGAGGGTCCGAGAACTGGCGCTACGGCTTCAACTACACCGGTTGGTCTCTCCAGCATGGCCCATTCTACATAAATGATAAGCTAG TGTTTAAGTATAATCCACCAAGCAAGAACAACTCACGGCATAGCGTATACTTGCTACCAAACCTTTGGAGCTTTGCAACTTGCGACTTCAGTCAAGCGAAGCTGTTGGCTAATCCGCAGCAAGGTGGTGGGAAGGGGTTTGTGTTTGAGCTCACAAACTGGAGGCCTCACTATTTTGCTTCAGGAGAGGAAGATGGTTCCCAATGCGAAGATGGGCAGATGAAATTCTTTGCTGTGCCTCTGCCTCGCTGGGGAAAATGA
- the LOC117905391 gene encoding uncharacterized protein LOC117905391 produces MSMPLDQLQQPPPSLSYTRYSRHGSVGPVIAVLAVIAILGTLAAIVGRLCSGRRIMGHGQYDIESWLEEKCSSCIDGRVNPPPLPSADISAGSVPLSIPIHTQEETKPDEPSSQNPRPKGYVS; encoded by the exons ATGTCAATGCCACTGGATCAACTGCAACAGCCGCCGCCATCATTATCTTACACTCGTTACTCAAGGCATGGATCAGTTGGTCCCGTCATCGCTGTTCTCGCTGTCATCGCAATCTTAGGTACTCTCGCTGCTATAGTCGGACGACTCTGCTCAGGAAGGAGAATCATGGGCCATGGCCAATACGATATTGAAAGTTGGTTGGAGGAAAAATGCTCATCTTGCATTGATGGAAGAGTCAATCCACCACCACTGCCCAGTGCTGACATATCCGCTGGCTCCGTTCCACTATCAATTCCAATCCATACCCAAGAAGAAACTAAGCCGGACGAGCCATCTTCTCAAAACCCACGTCCAAAAG GGTACGTGTCGTGA
- the LOC117905931 gene encoding uncharacterized protein LOC117905931, which translates to MGSTPKQPLFCLKWPWDVHQNSKNPHGCSFETPWLLKSLQNLGSVAFNLYSSVSRSSYPWIRTFKPFQLDVGVSQKTISKMGKKILTPEEQGEAEQRALASALASRKAATVIEFYSPKCRLCNSLLGFVLEVESKNSDWLTIVMVDAENDKWLPELLHYDIRYVPCFVLLDKYGRAVAKTGIPNSRLHVIAGVSHLLKMKRPQKIEHQFSTSDPDNN; encoded by the exons ATGGGTTCTACTCCGAAACAACCTTTGTTCTGCTTAAAATGGCCGTGGGATGTTCaccaaaattctaaaaatcCCCATGGTTGCAGCTTTGAAACTCCTTGGCTATTAAAATCTTTACAAAATCTTGGCTCTGTTGCTTTCAATCTCTATAGCTCTGTTTCAAGATCCTCGTATCCCTGGATTAGAACCTTTAAACCCTTCCAATTAGATGTTGGTGTGAGCCAAAAGACTATTTCAAAGATGGGGAAAAAGATTTTGACTCCCGAAGAACAAGGAGAGGCGGAGCAAAGAGCCCTGGCCTCAGCTCTAGCAAGTAGGAAAGCGGCTACGGTGATTGAGTTCTACTCCCCCAAGTGCAGGCTTTGCAATTCATTATTGGGCTTTGTCTTAGAAGTAGAGAGTAAGAATTCTGATTGGCTTACCATTGTAATGGTGGATGCTGAGAATGATAAATGGCTGCCTGAG CTCCTCCATTATGACATAAGGTATGTTCCTTGCTTTGTGCTGTTGGACAAATATGGGAGAGCAGTAGCAAAGACGGGCATTCCAAACAGCCGCCTACATGTTATTGCCGGTGTCTCTCATCTTCTCAAAATGAAGCGCCCCCAGAAAATCGAACACCAGTTTTCAACTTCGGATCCAGATAATAATTAG